In Ostrea edulis chromosome 4, xbOstEdul1.1, whole genome shotgun sequence, a single window of DNA contains:
- the LOC125670776 gene encoding uncharacterized protein LOC125670776 isoform X1: protein MNWDKMCDTDGVYDTEIFEADPVFKKACEEINEKGFSPTLIKDVLKSKIQLRRVSIGQEELRVEKRPYVKHPLTPDEQYRNEARKKCNRVSAKKCRQKKKQQYEQIFDKLKDQEQTNEDLKRQVSEMESEKAKMLKILGETYSHICGQTITPENVMDVVRLDIQNDPDVSHLQSDHNAPNIQNIKPPTDQCHAVISPNTSNFCPSSEEITFPVTSDFTTQTKDIFAVQQLVNLGAEIPEGPNIENYLTCVSEENVSDCSNEWNEFFAAEIQYGS from the exons atgaattggg ACAAGATGTGTGACACAGACGGTGTGTATGATACAGAAATCTTTGAGGCGGATCCAGTATTTAAAAAGGCGTGTGAGGAAATTAACGAGAAAGGTTTTTCCCCCACCCTCATTAAGGATGTCCTGAAGAGCAAGATTCAGTTAAGGCGCGTCTCGATTGGCCAGGAGGAACTGAGGGTAGAAAAACGACCATATGTAAAACATCCA CTTACACCAGATGAGCAATACAGAAACGAGGCGAGGAAAAAGTGCAACCGGGTATCGGCAAAAAAATGcagacaaaagaaaaaacaacagtATGAACAGATTTTTGAT AAACTGAAAGATCAAGAACAAACAAATGAGGATCTGAAACGACAAGTGTCAGAAATGGAATCGGAAAAAGCCAAAATGTTGAAAATCTTGGGCGAAACTTATTCACACATATGTGGACAGACAATTACACCAGAAAATGTCATGGATGTTGTAAGACTCGATATTCAAAATGACCCGGATGTCTCGCACCTCCAGAGTGACCATAACGCCCCgaatatacaaaacattaaacccCCCACGGATCAGTGTCACGCAGTCATTTCTCCAAACACATCAAATTTCTGTCCATCTTCAGAAGAAATAACATTCCCGGTTACTTCGGACTTTACGACGCAAACTAAGGATATTTTCGCTGTTCAACAATTGGTCAACCTCGGTGCAGAGATTCCCGAGGGACCAAAcattgaaaactatttgacatGTGTCTCGGAAGAAAATGTCAGTGACTGTTCTAACGAATGGAATGAGTTTTTTGCAGCTGAGATTCAATATGGAAGTTAA
- the LOC125670776 gene encoding uncharacterized protein LOC125670776 isoform X2, giving the protein MCDTDGVYDTEIFEADPVFKKACEEINEKGFSPTLIKDVLKSKIQLRRVSIGQEELRVEKRPYVKHPLTPDEQYRNEARKKCNRVSAKKCRQKKKQQYEQIFDKLKDQEQTNEDLKRQVSEMESEKAKMLKILGETYSHICGQTITPENVMDVVRLDIQNDPDVSHLQSDHNAPNIQNIKPPTDQCHAVISPNTSNFCPSSEEITFPVTSDFTTQTKDIFAVQQLVNLGAEIPEGPNIENYLTCVSEENVSDCSNEWNEFFAAEIQYGS; this is encoded by the exons ATGTGTGACACAGACGGTGTGTATGATACAGAAATCTTTGAGGCGGATCCAGTATTTAAAAAGGCGTGTGAGGAAATTAACGAGAAAGGTTTTTCCCCCACCCTCATTAAGGATGTCCTGAAGAGCAAGATTCAGTTAAGGCGCGTCTCGATTGGCCAGGAGGAACTGAGGGTAGAAAAACGACCATATGTAAAACATCCA CTTACACCAGATGAGCAATACAGAAACGAGGCGAGGAAAAAGTGCAACCGGGTATCGGCAAAAAAATGcagacaaaagaaaaaacaacagtATGAACAGATTTTTGAT AAACTGAAAGATCAAGAACAAACAAATGAGGATCTGAAACGACAAGTGTCAGAAATGGAATCGGAAAAAGCCAAAATGTTGAAAATCTTGGGCGAAACTTATTCACACATATGTGGACAGACAATTACACCAGAAAATGTCATGGATGTTGTAAGACTCGATATTCAAAATGACCCGGATGTCTCGCACCTCCAGAGTGACCATAACGCCCCgaatatacaaaacattaaacccCCCACGGATCAGTGTCACGCAGTCATTTCTCCAAACACATCAAATTTCTGTCCATCTTCAGAAGAAATAACATTCCCGGTTACTTCGGACTTTACGACGCAAACTAAGGATATTTTCGCTGTTCAACAATTGGTCAACCTCGGTGCAGAGATTCCCGAGGGACCAAAcattgaaaactatttgacatGTGTCTCGGAAGAAAATGTCAGTGACTGTTCTAACGAATGGAATGAGTTTTTTGCAGCTGAGATTCAATATGGAAGTTAA